ATATTTCATTCACCTTATGTGATGCAAGCAGTTTGCGTCTCAGCCATGTTCTGACCTTGCTTATGAATAGCAAGTGACGATAGCAGGGCACCATACATCACTGTCGCGGCACAGGCTGTTCCAGGCACATGCTGGTAATTTATCTTTCCTGGTGAAATTGAGTTTAATTTGTTGCAGTTTTCTTGCAaggctagcaaaaaaaaagcattgttggTGCCACCATTTGATATCTCTGAGTCTCATTAAATCCGCTTCTTTGTCGGGGATTTGCTTTGTGCTCTTCCACGCCAATGAATTATGAGTGTTGTTCATTTGGTATTCATCTCATAGTCATTTTAAGCGTCGTTGTGATGATTGCTTACTTGATGTTGGTCATACATAACGAGAAGATGCAGGTTTTCCTCAATAGTTGTACTTTATCACAGTTTTCATGTTTTCCACTTACATAAAACATTATGTAACTTGATGATCTGATGATTTTCTGAAGGGTGAGGTCAGTTTAGCAGGTCTTTtagtgttatatatatatatcactggAAGGAGATGTTAAATCCACTGCAGCGAGGTGGGAGATCCAGATTAGGATTTTTACATTTGGATGTACTGGTACATTGGAAATGATGAAGATGTTCTATTGACGTCAAAATCTCATGAGGGCAAAGAGTGCAGATGCTCTTTCAATGTTGTCATCGTGTCAGGTCAGCACGGCATTATAGAAACATTTTCTTATGTAAGACATTTTCTacagaacaggaaaaaaagtgcaGCACATCCCAAAATGTGTAACAGCTCAAAGTCAGAAAAGAAGGCAACAAAGTGTTCAGGGAAGAAAGTTCCTTAAAGTGAGCCAAGTCATGAgattaaaaaatagcttttGAAGGTAACATTTTCAGATCAGCCGACCTCTGGTTGCGAGCCATTTTTCAGCATTTTGGCGGCTTCCTCAAGCCTGCACAAGATTACAATATTGTATGAATAGACATTTAATGTGCCAAAGGAAAAATAGGCTATTATTTCAcgattgggaaaaaaatccatatttttctaTTCTATTCTTTTAGATACTTTTTTTGCTGATAAGAAtgcttttaattcaaatgtttggagaacaaaaatatctgaatctCCATTTTCTTGCTGCTTTAAGTCAAATAATTTGACCCCCACACCAGATATGAATGGGCATTTCCGTAGTAATGTGAAAGATACTGTACTTCATCCCCCCTCCTCCCTCGAGTGTCATTTCTGGACAATTTGGAAAGCCATGTAAATCAATCAGCATCAATTAGAGCAGAGCGCTGGTCAAAGTGAACCACATCCTGTGAGTTGAACACGCCTTCTGGCAACACGATTGCACTAGGAAGCCCTGGACTGAGAGGATGAACTGGTTCCAACCAAAGCTTTTTGCTGTCTTTTATCTATTCGAAACTCAAATACCCCACTGAGTGAGGACGTTGTGCTAAGCAGGACGCCTGCCGTGGAAGTGCTCTGTTTGCCTCCTTTCATGTTAGGATTCGGCTACTGTCCATGCCAAACATTGGAATGTCACTTTCCATCTGTGTATGTTTCTTCAAAGCTCCCCTCTACTCCTatgaatttctttttaaagataCCTTTCTACTTCAATTTAATAATACAGTAGCTCTCTCTACTGCACTAAAGTACGTGTTAAAAGGAACATTGTACCTTTGACGCCTGAAATAGATCCCACAGTACGGGGGTTTAATCACATTTGACTTGCAGTGTAAATTAGAAAGCAGATTTCCACATTGCTATGGTGATGCTATATTTGATACCTCATTTGCATTTGCAATGTTGCACGTGTATTGTCACAATAGATCCTGAGCTGCAGAgaggacaaaatgtttcatgtcTAAAGAGAATGCAACATGTtggatatacattttttaaaagtgaagTGTGTAGTGAGTGCTATAAGATTTATAGTGAGGTCATAATTTATGGATGCTTGTCCTATATACTCTTTTCTGTTTGAACAAAAGTGTCGGAAAAACTAGTCATTATACCGATAAATAATGAATACAGAAAGTTGTTTTATTATAGACAGATGTCCATTCAGATATCAGCATGTAATGTTATAGTACTTATTATAAACTAAAGATTGTGAATGGCATTAAATATGGCCTTGAAATTACAATCCATCACAATTCACTCCACTGTTTGATTTATCGCTATCATAAAGtgtcaatattattattttctaaatcaTGGTCTGGATGAGGTGACTTGAACAGGCAGTTGATGAAATTGTCTAAATATTCAACACTTCTTCTAGGATTTGATCCTTTCACCTTTTCATGGTTGGCCTGTTTTGGTGACAAGGCAATTTTCCAAATTTAACCAGCCACTCCTGTGGCAAGGGCTCTCAGCATTGATGCGTGACCCATTCACTGCTCATTACAGGCCTCCTCTCAGTCCAGTTTTCCCGCTCGGTTATCTGATGGCGATAGCACGTGGGGGGTGGGGTGCCGGCAGCCAGAAGCAGCCAGCAGCAGCCAGGAGCAGCGGCTGAATACGTGCCGCTATTGGCTGGTGGGATCCATTTAATAAGCCATGACTACTACAGGATCCACCCCCGTACTCCTCCCCCTCACTCGGCTTGCTCTCACAGCATCCAAACACAGTGTGCTGCCTCTGTTCCGAGGAGAATATCAGCTCAGCGCAGGCAGGGGAGGATTAACGCCACCGCGCATCTCATCTGCATACATGTTCCGAGGGACTGCCATGAGAATCTGTGGCTTTTTTGCTCTACGACCATTGTCTGAGCTTCCCAAGTTCCCCCAGTAACTGCTGACAACCAAGACTCTTCTGGTTCTTTTCCACTGTGTGTAAACAATAACGTTATTCGGCAAGGACTTGCTTCGAGAATCGGGAAGCTTCTTCATGTTCGCACTTCGGGACCTCGTCTCCCCCTGAGCCGGGAGACGGCTGAGCCTAGGATGCCGTCCAAAGAACCCTACAAGGAAGAAAAGTCCCTGGTGCAAAGAAGCAAACGAGAGGCCAACCAGGAGGAGATTTTGGCAGCCGCTTTGGGGATGAGGATGGGGCCCGAAAAACCTTCCGCCACCTTCTGGCAGCCACTTAAACTCTTCGCCTATTCCCAGCTCACATCTCTGGTCCGTAGAGCCTCGCTGAAGGAAACCGAGCGGCCTTTATCGGAGAAAGTCCATAACTTCAAGGTGAGGCTTGGAATTAGGAGGGGGACTTAAATGTCGCTGTTGTTCTCTACCTTTCAGAACACTTGATTCATTTCATCATGTGTGGTGAAAGGCTGCTTCTCACGCTTCCCTACAGGGAAATAACATGGAAGGGGAGTGTTGGGGGGGTAGAAGGGGGCAGAGGGGAGGAGATGCGATTAAAAACAACTGTTTTGGCCCGTCCGAAGAAAGGAAAATCTGTGGGGAGCCCTGTGTACCACTGCTGTTAATTTGAGTGCCAGATGGAGAGATTAGGCCGATGGAGTGGTCAAAACAGTGGTGGAGTGTTCTCGTCTATGTTTTCTGGTTCCAAAGGTCCTCTTTCGGTCTGCTTTGAATCGAGAGCTCGGAAAGTGTTTTGAACCGATGCCGCCCTTCTTCTTTGTTCCCATCCATAACTAAATGTCCCTTTTTAACCTATAATGAGTACAGTTCCTGCATTTATAAGGCCATTACCAAGAAACCACAACGCCCGAGACCCAAATGGAGCCTTTTAACCACAAgagttgggcttttttttttgttgcaggctTATTGATGTTTGTCTTTCCCCCAAAATAGAGTCAATCCCCGTATTCCATGCCAACTTCAAACTGGTAGTCTACATTTAGGGAAGGAAATGCTGTGATCGCCACTTTGAAACACGGCTCGCCCTCGATGTTGTTATGAAGCCTCAAACTGGGGCTTCTCCCTCTCATGGGCGTTCCTGATTGGCTAGCTGTTGTTACCTTGTGAAATCAGGCTGTTTCCATATGATAGTGAAGTGTGAGCCCCCACTTTGGCATCATGGCAAAGACTTGACACTCACTACTGCTATCACTTGCTTGTTTGCACCTCGTTCACAGTTGGATCTTCGTCATATGCTTTCTGTACCTTTTATCCATTTTAAGAGTTAATTAGTATAGTTTTGGCAGGTTAATGTACTGTGTGTGTAGTGCTGTCAAATACATGTGTTTATTAGGGGCTATATTTATACTGTGGGACTTTTTAGATTCAATTTACTAATCTCCAATGTTAGCCttaacataacatttttgaCAGGCCTAATAGtacaattttaattgttttaattctaaaatcttatttgaatgaatttttaGGTACACAATGCAAAACCAATCTCATCTTTTGTCTTTCATTTGAAGTTTCTAACTCTAGGATGTAAATTTTCTTATGTAATAACAACAGAATTTTTATcttgacaaacaaaaacaattttaaattctGCACCCAAATATTTgatcaacaaataaataaactgccAGACTTAAAATATCACATTCTATCCAAATTGCTGCCCAGAGTACACAAGAAATAatcaaatgtatataaatgcaGTTCAAGGGAAAAGTAGCTTTTTAATGAGTGGTCCAAGGTAGCTTCCAGGCAGTCTTTTTCTGACAAAGAAGGgaattaaatacacacacacacacatacacacgtacacacagaaTCAATGACAAGAGGACACCCTTTGTACTGGCAGGCTGTCTCACCATTATCTGTCATTGTCTTTTTCCGTTTTGCAGGTCCATACCTTCCGAGGGCCTCACTGGTGTGACCACTGTGCCAGTTTCATGTGGGGGCTGATGGCTCAAGGGGTCAAATGTTCAGGTACAATTTCAATTCTCTTGCATGTCTCCTCACTGATTACAAAGTGAGCATAGCTGTATATGGGTTACTTGGTTTTTAGTACATCTGGAGCTGGATTATTTCCCTTTTAATCTACAATCCCAACAGTGAAAACATTGGATTAGGGGGTTGTATAATAGAGTGGAATGAGGGCCTGGTTGCCGTGATGTAATACATGATGTTTGCGAGCTTgattacatttgaaaatgttttttgaaatgaaaaagattGTAACCATTGTGGAAACattggctttttttcataaaacacATCTACATGTATTAATATTTCTTACTCACCCAACAATTCAATTAGAGTTCATCATCtatatttcaaagaaaaaagttcTACTGccattttgccatattgtttAGTGGTAGTTGTTAAAATTCACATCCTTCTCTGAAGGCTGTTTGATGTTTTATTGATGAAACAAAGTGtgttgcacacacacacccggtGTCAGTGCGAGATTCATCGTTAATTGTTTATGATTTCGTTTTCAAATCTGACAGCAAGCAAATTGAAGATGCACATGTTTGCAGTCTGATTTTCCAGGCCATGCCATTCCTTCACTATCCGGCACCAGTATTCAAATCTAGGGCACCAAAGCCTCTCATGGTCCTCACATTTGCATACCAAAAAAGTGCTGCGCCCCCTTTCCCCTCTTTTTTGTATGTGCTCAACTGTTTTGGCCGAGCTCCAGGGAGCCAGCCTTTGCTTGGTGCTTGTTGTGCCACCCTCACCAAactgccccccaccccctcaaacacatacacacatacattcgCCCCCTACAATCCCATCTCATCGTGCCCGTGAAGGAAAACAAAGCTGGCACGTCTTTTTAATGAGGCGCCAAGATCAGAGCGAGGGAAAGCCGCCCCGTTTCCACGCAAATTAAAATTCAGCCCCTCCGACCAATCAAGTGAGCCACACACTTGGTCCGTTAATTTTCTtgaatatgaattatttatccAACACGGGCACCAAAACAAGTGCCGGTCAGTAACTGAGCGAACAACACCATCCCAGACGGAACCCTAGCCTCTTTGCCATGGCAACCGACCAAAACCTGCTGTCGTTCCCAAAAAACAGCATCTCCTTATCTAATGGTGTTCTTTAGACATTCACCACACCCTCTTTCATCCCACCTGGGACCCTTGGAGCCCTGCAATGCTAACACATGGGCACAGGCCTCCTCTATTATACCGCTTGTCAGATACCCTTAAGAGAATCATCTCTTTAGGTAATTACATTTCTGCACCAATGCATATAAACCCTGAATCCTTTCCTCCTGGGACCCATTTTCATCTAAATcattggtgtcaaacatacggcctaCGGGCCAGAAGGGCCACAGGGATGACTTGGAGTGGAATAAAACTAGAATTTTGTAAATTCTGTGGTTGAGTGTGTGCACTTCTGCATTTTTCTCAATTTCTTATCCACATTCTTATTGGTTATTTCACACCCTGCAGTCAAAACTATGCCATTAAtaacagccaatgagtgaacAAGGAACcgtaaaatgccccaaaaaccaAATGGCCAAAAACCAGCAGAAAGTGACCAACACATTCAaccaaaatcaatagaaaaattGACAACAAGTGACCTGTAAGCACCCCTACAATGACGAGGAAGTGACAAAATAGACTCACTGCCTACCATTGATACGATAGAgatccaattcacttaaacagGGTGTGAATgcttttgacacccctgatctaaataATGTCTTCTACCAACTGGGGACTATGATTCACAGTGTTTACTTTGGCGGGGGGGCGaggatttgaaagaaaattttaAGAGTGggtggaatgaaaaaaaaaatcagatgaaaACCTCTCCTGAAATTAACGACGACTGAAGAGATCTAAGAGCTCGAGGAGCTGCTCCATTTTAGTCAGCGGAAGTAGGTCTAGTGTAGCCCGCAGCGGCTGAATTGCTTCTTCCGCTGCCATTGTTGCAGCATGAGCTCGGTttggtaagaagaaaaaaaaattgagctcAACGCCGGCGGTCCGCCTCCATTCCTCGTCCTTTTTAGCGCTCCTCTAATTCGCTGCGCGTGTCTGCGTCTGTTACGAAGGCAGGAATGGAATACCTGAGACCGCTTTGCCCCTGACAATATCCGTTAGAAGATGGTTATTCTTGGAGGTCTACCTTTTCCTACCATATTTGTTCCTTTCCTTTCACAACACAAGTGCTTGTGTAAAATATTTAAGTGTGGAAAAGTTGAATTTTTAGACATCTAATAGGAGAGAAAGTAATGTTTCACCACTAAAATGTGAGATCACTTATACCCACATTGACAGATCTGAGCACAGGGGCATGTTATAATGGGTGTTAATGACATCACGAGGAGGGGTGTGGAAGGGAGGTCAATATAAAAGCTGCTTTCACTCAGAGTGACCACTGACTGaacaaatttcattttattcatgCTTTTCTACAATGATTCACATTGGAAAAAATACTAATTCTGTGCTTTTTCACTTTATTAAACAAAACTATTCCCTCTGGGTTGCACATTGTTTATGTGTCTTCCTTTTATACGCTTGGACACAGCACAACATTGACCTTTTAGGTCCATCCAGGCAGCTAGCCTTCACTAAGCATAGACATTTTAGTCTCTAATAATGTTTGTAGGGCAGTGCATGACAGGGAGGAGGAGCTTCGTGGCATTCGGGGAACACACATTGATTTAGAAGACTGgctcttttgttgtttttatgctgGCCTAAACACGTTGGAATTTGAATCGATACAAAAGCTCAATTAGGTTGGTGAACTGAACAAAATCCATCAACAAGGGCTATTATTTATCTCCACAAAAGAcattagagtattttttttatcattagcaTTTCTTGAATCCTGTCGATGTCTCTGTTGTATGCAGACTGCGGCGTCAACGTCCACAAACAGTGTTCGCCTCTGGTTCCCAACAACTGCAAACCAAGTTTGAGACACATCCGGAAAGTCTATAGCTGCGACCTCACCACCCTGGTAAACGCCCACAACACAGCGCGGCCCATGGTGGTGGACATGTGCATAAGGGAGATTGAGTCAAGGGGTGAGTGTGCTTTTATTAttcaactccattttttttggaacggGAAACTGCACATTAATGAACCTGAAAAATGCCAATTTACAGTGTCAAGGCAGTTTacagaaataggaaagaaaaatagaaaacaatacATTAGAAAGAAAACATTGAGGTTACAATAATGACAGCGCAATACCTGACATTACTAAGAAGTTAAGAGTCGATGGTTACaggacattttattatttaatgagGAATATGTGTCAGTGCTTTTTTCTGCCTAAACTCATTTTATATCACTTTAACCACATCAGAGGAGTTGATTGCTTTCTCATTGTTTGCCTGCTGACAGACAGCTGAATCTCACTTTGATTTATATCTTTATTAGGTTGCTTAGTGATGCTGAAAACAATTTGCATCTTCTCGTTATTTTAGCCTGACATGGacattatttatgtatatattatatatgcacTGTTGCTTTAATTACATTTCTCAGGCAGTTGTATgtctttttaagcatttttttgcccTCAGGACTGAAGTCTGAAGGCCTCTACAGAATATCAGGATTCAgcgactctgtggaggaagtgaaGTCGGCCTTTGACAAAGGTtggctttcctttttttctttctctcttatTCAACTCATCAAACACTTTGCAGGATTGAACATCTTTAGATGAGTAGCGACCTTCACTTGAGATTAATTAGAAAGTGACACATTGGCTAGGATTAGTGAGTGGCCTTCTGGGAGTGACAGCCCAGTGTCTCTCACATTCAGTGTTGACACAAAGAGCCCGAAGGGGGAGCAGTGCCAAACTATGTATAGAACGTTCAATAGAATCTTCAGGTATTGTATTATATATTGTAATACAAGGCAATTTATTCGTGGGCTGCATTTGACAGCAACCGATGTGCAATCAATTTCAACTGGGAGGTCtggcaaattttaaagaaagcaTATTGTGGACTTTTCCTATTATCAATTTTTGTAGTCCATCTATTAGTTTGTCTATATTATGAATTTATAGTATAGGAAACTatctttttcagaaaaaaatgaaacttaaagacttatatttgtgttttttatgagAATCATCTAATACGaagtacaaaataaacaaaaatgacctaagggcaatttagcatactattttgggatgtgggaagaaaccaaagTATTTGGAGAAAACCCCTGCAAGCCCAAGGAGAAAATGCACACAGGAAGGTTCAGACCAGGGAtttaaccctcgatctcagaccGACCCGCTATCCACTCCAACACCGACTGGGCCGCCATGAAATAGACTTTTTTTAGAGGGATGCTTTAAGCTCATCTTTAAAAACCCAACGCGTGGGGCTGTGCACTGGCAGCAAGTGCAGTGTGAATTTTAACTGGAGCGGGGGACGTTCCCAGATGGGCCTGCGGGAGATCATCCATGACAGAGTGTCATTCCAGCTCACAGCACTGTGATGTTCAGCCTGCCAGCGCAAGTAGGCCATGGCCCGCTCACCAAGGCGCAAACGAGCCCGGCGAGAGTGGCAATCAAACCATCGCAGACGCTTTGATAGGCACCGTCGGCGACCGGACGAGCCCTTTATCCTCTCGCCCATGTGAAACCCGCCACTGCGAGTTCGCTTCTCATTTTgcttccccctttttttgcccCTCTTTTCCTTCCGTCCACCGCTGGTTCCATCACACATCCTGGCAGGCGGCGAGAAAACGGACATCTCTGTGAAATCCTACGAAGACATCAACATCATCACGGGTGCTCTGAAGCTCTACCTCCGGGATTTACCCGTCCCGGTCATCTCATACAACGCGTACCCGAGGTTCATCGAGGCCGCAAGTGAGTCTGAGCTAAACCGCGCCCCCGGCAGCAAATTCCCCTATAAAAATCCAATACATTAGATTTGACAGCTTTGTTTGCTGGAATACACATTAGTACTCTCCCTTTGAGAGGCTAATGGCTTTCAACAGTCTTTTAGCCAAGagattcattgatttttttttgaatgccgTCCCAAGAGTTGCGCCCACTTTAACCTTTAACGTCGTCGGCGTTCCAGAACTGGCGGATCAGGACAAGAAACTCGAAGCCTTCCGAGAGGCGCTTGCTTTGCTGCCTTTGTCACACCATGAAACACTCAAGTATCTAATGGGGCACTTGAAAAGGTAAGTAATTGGAGAAATACTAGGAATTTGCCAAATTGAAACCAAAAAGCTGATAGGGAAACCAATTGTTCTCAAAACCAAACAAATTCATGTCTGACCTTTTTAAATGCTTCCATTTAAGGGTGGCCCAGAACGCAAAGTACAACCTGATGAACGCTGAGAACCTGGCCATTGTTTTTGGGCCCACCCTCATGCGCACTCCGGATCTCGACGCCATGACTGCACTCAACGACATCCGCTACCAGAGGCAAGTGGTAGAGGCGCTCATTAAAAACGTAGACGCGCTCTTCTGAACTCACTTCAAAACGAGCTGCCAACGGGCAGACCTTGCtctccagaagaagaaaaaaaagattccgATGGATGATATCCTTTTTTCAAACGTCCTTTTTAT
Above is a window of Stigmatopora nigra isolate UIUO_SnigA chromosome 11, RoL_Snig_1.1, whole genome shotgun sequence DNA encoding:
- the chn1 gene encoding N-chimaerin yields the protein MPSKEPYKEEKSLVQRSKREANQEEILAAALGMRMGPEKPSATFWQPLKLFAYSQLTSLVRRASLKETERPLSEKVHNFKVHTFRGPHWCDHCASFMWGLMAQGVKCSDCGVNVHKQCSPLVPNNCKPSLRHIRKVYSCDLTTLVNAHNTARPMVVDMCIREIESRGLKSEGLYRISGFSDSVEEVKSAFDKGGEKTDISVKSYEDINIITGALKLYLRDLPVPVISYNAYPRFIEAAKLADQDKKLEAFREALALLPLSHHETLKYLMGHLKRVAQNAKYNLMNAENLAIVFGPTLMRTPDLDAMTALNDIRYQRQVVEALIKNVDALF